A DNA window from Pleurodeles waltl isolate 20211129_DDA chromosome 12, aPleWal1.hap1.20221129, whole genome shotgun sequence contains the following coding sequences:
- the CHMP1A gene encoding charged multivesicular body protein 1a isoform X2: MATLFGYTLFQLKFTAKQLEKLSKKAEKDSKTEQAKVKKALQQKNVECARVYAENAIRKKNEGLNWLRMASRVDAVASKVQTAVTMKGVAKNMSQVTKALDKALGAMDLQKVSAVMDKFEQQVQNLDVHTSVMEDSMSSAMTLTTPQEQVDSLIVQIAEENGLEVMDQLSQLPAGASSVGEASVKNPEDQLSRRLAALRN; this comes from the exons TTCACGGCAAAGCAGTTGGAGAAATTGTCTAAGAAGGCAGAGAAGGACTCGAAAACTGAACAAGCCAAAGTGAAAAAG GCTCTACAGCAGAAAAATGTGGAATGTGCTCGGGTTTATGCAGAGAATGCAATCCGAAAGAAGAACGAAGGATTGAATTGGCTCCGTATGGCATCTCGGGTTGATGCAGTGGCATCAAAAGTCCAGACGGCTGTGACCATGAAAGGG gTGGCCAAAAATATGTCGCAGGTGACAAAGGCCTTGGATAAAGCCCTTGGGGCCATGGACCTGCAGAAGGTGTCTGCAGTAATGGATAAGTTCGAGCAACAGGTTCAGAACCTGGATGTCCACACTTCA GTCATGGAAGACTCCATGAGCTCGGCCATGACACTGACAACGCCTCAGGAACAGGTCGATAGTCTCATTGTACAGATTGCTGAAGAAAATGGCCTAGAGGTCATGGACCAATTAAGCCAGCTACCCGCAGGAGCTTCATCTGTGGGAGAGGCTTCTGTCAAGAATCCAGAAGACCAGCTTTCCCGCAG GCTTGCAGCTTTACGGAATTAG
- the CHMP1A gene encoding charged multivesicular body protein 1a isoform X1 yields MDDTLFQLKFTAKQLEKLSKKAEKDSKTEQAKVKKALQQKNVECARVYAENAIRKKNEGLNWLRMASRVDAVASKVQTAVTMKGVAKNMSQVTKALDKALGAMDLQKVSAVMDKFEQQVQNLDVHTSVMEDSMSSAMTLTTPQEQVDSLIVQIAEENGLEVMDQLSQLPAGASSVGEASVKNPEDQLSRRLAALRN; encoded by the exons TTCACGGCAAAGCAGTTGGAGAAATTGTCTAAGAAGGCAGAGAAGGACTCGAAAACTGAACAAGCCAAAGTGAAAAAG GCTCTACAGCAGAAAAATGTGGAATGTGCTCGGGTTTATGCAGAGAATGCAATCCGAAAGAAGAACGAAGGATTGAATTGGCTCCGTATGGCATCTCGGGTTGATGCAGTGGCATCAAAAGTCCAGACGGCTGTGACCATGAAAGGG gTGGCCAAAAATATGTCGCAGGTGACAAAGGCCTTGGATAAAGCCCTTGGGGCCATGGACCTGCAGAAGGTGTCTGCAGTAATGGATAAGTTCGAGCAACAGGTTCAGAACCTGGATGTCCACACTTCA GTCATGGAAGACTCCATGAGCTCGGCCATGACACTGACAACGCCTCAGGAACAGGTCGATAGTCTCATTGTACAGATTGCTGAAGAAAATGGCCTAGAGGTCATGGACCAATTAAGCCAGCTACCCGCAGGAGCTTCATCTGTGGGAGAGGCTTCTGTCAAGAATCCAGAAGACCAGCTTTCCCGCAG GCTTGCAGCTTTACGGAATTAG